The Meriones unguiculatus strain TT.TT164.6M chromosome 1, Bangor_MerUng_6.1, whole genome shotgun sequence genome has a segment encoding these proteins:
- the Tlcd5 gene encoding TLC domain-containing protein 5 isoform X2 has protein sequence MALGLCLQVLCSLGGWLSLYASFCRLNKHRSYEWSCRLVTFTHGVLSIGLSAYIGFIDGPWPFTHPGSPNTPLQVHVLCLTLGYFIFDLAWCIYFQSEGTLMLAHHTLSILGIIMALVLGESGTEVNAVLFGSEITNPLLQLRWFLRETGHYHSFTGDVVDFLFVALFTGVRIGVGTHLLVCEMVSPTPKWFVKVGGVAMYAVSWCFMVSIWRFAWKKSIKKYHAWRSRQNEERQVRHNGHLKTH, from the exons ATGGCATTAGGTCTGTGTCTGCAGGTGCTGTGCAGCCTGGGTGGCTGGCTCTCACTCTATGCATCTTTCTGCCGCCTGAATAAGCACCGAAGCTATGAGTGGAGCTGCCGGCTGGTGACCTTCACCCATGGAGTCCTCTCTATAGGCCTGTCTGCTTATATTGGCTTCATTGATGGCCCTTGGCCTTTTACCCACCCAG GCTCTCCGAACACACCCCTCCAAGTTCATGTTCTGTGTCTTACCTTGGGCTACTTCATCTTCGACTTGGCCTGGTGCATCTATTTCCAGTCTGAGGGGACCCTGATGCTGGCTCATCACACACTGAGCATCTTGGGAATCATCATGGCCTTAGTGCTTGGGGAGTCGGGAACAGAGGTCAACGCAGTTCTCTTTGGAAGTGAGATCACCAACCCACTGCTCCAGCTGCGCTGGTTTCTCCGAGAGACAGGTCACTACCACAGTTTCACTGGGGATGTGGTGGACTTCCTCTTTGTGGCTCTGTTCACTGGTGTGAGGATTGGTGTAGGCACTCATCTCCTCGTCTGTGAAATGGTTTCACCCACACCCAAGTGGTTTGTGAAGGTTGGGGGGGTAGCGATGTATGCTGTGTCTTGGTGCTTTATGGTTAGTATCTGGCGCTTTGCATGGAAGAAGAGCATCAagaagtatcatgcatggagaagcaGGCAGAATGAGGAGCGACAAGTAAGACATAATGGGCATCTCAAGACACACTAG
- the Tlcd5 gene encoding TLC domain-containing protein 5 isoform X3, whose product MLAHHTLSILGIIMALVLGESGTEVNAVLFGSEITNPLLQLRWFLRETGHYHSFTGDVVDFLFVALFTGVRIGVGTHLLVCEMVSPTPKWFVKVGGVAMYAVSWCFMVSIWRFAWKKSIKKYHAWRSRQNEERQVRHNGHLKTH is encoded by the coding sequence ATGCTGGCTCATCACACACTGAGCATCTTGGGAATCATCATGGCCTTAGTGCTTGGGGAGTCGGGAACAGAGGTCAACGCAGTTCTCTTTGGAAGTGAGATCACCAACCCACTGCTCCAGCTGCGCTGGTTTCTCCGAGAGACAGGTCACTACCACAGTTTCACTGGGGATGTGGTGGACTTCCTCTTTGTGGCTCTGTTCACTGGTGTGAGGATTGGTGTAGGCACTCATCTCCTCGTCTGTGAAATGGTTTCACCCACACCCAAGTGGTTTGTGAAGGTTGGGGGGGTAGCGATGTATGCTGTGTCTTGGTGCTTTATGGTTAGTATCTGGCGCTTTGCATGGAAGAAGAGCATCAagaagtatcatgcatggagaagcaGGCAGAATGAGGAGCGACAAGTAAGACATAATGGGCATCTCAAGACACACTAG
- the Tlcd5 gene encoding TLC domain-containing protein 5 isoform X1, whose product MTAAIFLGYILCFPGFGLFCHRMALGLCLQVLCSLGGWLSLYASFCRLNKHRSYEWSCRLVTFTHGVLSIGLSAYIGFIDGPWPFTHPGSPNTPLQVHVLCLTLGYFIFDLAWCIYFQSEGTLMLAHHTLSILGIIMALVLGESGTEVNAVLFGSEITNPLLQLRWFLRETGHYHSFTGDVVDFLFVALFTGVRIGVGTHLLVCEMVSPTPKWFVKVGGVAMYAVSWCFMVSIWRFAWKKSIKKYHAWRSRQNEERQVRHNGHLKTH is encoded by the exons ATGACTGCTGCTATTTTCTTAGGGTACATCCTTTGTTTTCCTGGTTTTGGTCTCTTCTGTCATAGGATGGCATTAGGTCTGTGTCTGCAGGTGCTGTGCAGCCTGGGTGGCTGGCTCTCACTCTATGCATCTTTCTGCCGCCTGAATAAGCACCGAAGCTATGAGTGGAGCTGCCGGCTGGTGACCTTCACCCATGGAGTCCTCTCTATAGGCCTGTCTGCTTATATTGGCTTCATTGATGGCCCTTGGCCTTTTACCCACCCAG GCTCTCCGAACACACCCCTCCAAGTTCATGTTCTGTGTCTTACCTTGGGCTACTTCATCTTCGACTTGGCCTGGTGCATCTATTTCCAGTCTGAGGGGACCCTGATGCTGGCTCATCACACACTGAGCATCTTGGGAATCATCATGGCCTTAGTGCTTGGGGAGTCGGGAACAGAGGTCAACGCAGTTCTCTTTGGAAGTGAGATCACCAACCCACTGCTCCAGCTGCGCTGGTTTCTCCGAGAGACAGGTCACTACCACAGTTTCACTGGGGATGTGGTGGACTTCCTCTTTGTGGCTCTGTTCACTGGTGTGAGGATTGGTGTAGGCACTCATCTCCTCGTCTGTGAAATGGTTTCACCCACACCCAAGTGGTTTGTGAAGGTTGGGGGGGTAGCGATGTATGCTGTGTCTTGGTGCTTTATGGTTAGTATCTGGCGCTTTGCATGGAAGAAGAGCATCAagaagtatcatgcatggagaagcaGGCAGAATGAGGAGCGACAAGTAAGACATAATGGGCATCTCAAGACACACTAG